TTTAGAAGTCTCTTTTTCTATCTTATCCTTTAGTGAAATGATTGAAGGATGAAGTCTTAATTGAAGAACATTGTAAACTTTTCTCCCTGTTTCTTGCTCTATCTCCTCTAAAGCATCCAAATTCCAGGGATTTAAAACAAGAGGTTTTTCGCATATTGCGTTTATTCCACTTCTCAATGCCCATCTTATATGAGCATCATGAAGGTAATTTGGGGAACAGATAGATGCAAAATCTACCTTATTTCCTCTTCTTCTTAGCTTATCAACATGCCTATCAAACCTTTCAAATTCTGTAAAAAAATGGGCTTCTGGAAAGTATGAATCTATAATGCCTACACTGTCGTTTGGATCAACTGCTGCAAGCAGATTATTACCGGTATCTTTAATTGCCTTCATATGTCTTGGTGCGATATAACCTGCTGCACCTATTAGGACAAAGTTTTTCATAAAACCTCCTGAGTTAGCGTTAAGCGTTAAGTATTAAGTGTTAAGCGCTAAGCGTTAAAAGTTGAGATTAAATTTTTGGCGTTTAACTTAACTCTTAGAGCTTAGAACTTTTATATAATTGTTTTTTAGACCTGTCAGCATTTTTAAAATTTCATTTAATTCTTTAATCTATTTTAAACCCAACTGCTTTTCTATATAATTAATTTCTATTCCAATATATATCTGCGTTATTAATTCTGCGCAAGAACCTTTAGCGATTTCGATAAATCTAATCTTTTCTTTGTCGGACTCTTTTTCCATTCCTTCTGCAATATTAGAAGCTATTGACAAACTGCTTCTTGTTATCTGATCCTTAAAGCCAAAATCTTTCAGGTCTTTGAAATATTTGTATATTTCAATAGAAAGCCTACAGCCTTTTTTCCAAACATCCAAATTTTCACATTTCATGATTACGTTTTCCCCTTTTAAAACTTAGTCCTTGATACTTAGCGCTTAATGCTGAATTGATTCTCCAACAGCTCATCTTCTGGCACATCTCTAAAGTATTTTGCAGGTAAGCCTGCATAGATCTTTTTGGGTTGAGTGTCTTTTGTAAGAAGGCTTCCAGCGGCAACCACGCTGTCTTCAGCTATAGTCTTGTTTGGCAATATAACCGCACCAACACCTATTCTTCCACCTTTTTGAATTTTAACCCCACCAAATTCTTTAAACCTTTTTTGACTTCTGCCTAAATAATTGTCGTTAGATGTTAAAACACCTGGAGCTATAAAGCAGTAATCCTCAACTTCAGAGTAGGCTGTGATATATACATTTGTTTCAAGTTTGCATCGTTTGCCAATGGTGCAGAAGTTTTCTATTGCAACGCCTCTTCCAACAATCGTGTATTCGCCTATCTCAACATTTTCCCTAATGGTAGATAGATCTGCTACAAGCACATTCTTATTTATCTTGCAACCAGCATAAATCACAACTGATGTGCCTATCAAGCAATTATCCGCAATCATTGCTGGTGGTAGTTGCTGTTTTTTTGTTGTTGCACTAATGGGTGATTTCATTGGTTGCTTGCCAATAACGGTATTATCATCAATTCTGACATTATCACCAATAATTGTACCCTCATGAATAACAACATTATTGTCTATCTGGCAATTCTTGCCTATCTTTACATCCCTACCTATAACGGTAAAATAACCAATCTGTGTATTTTCACCTATCACACTTGATGGGTCAATAACGCATCTTTCAAATTTCTCCATAAAAAGATCCTTTCTTGTTAGGTTTATTAAAAACTTTTCTAAATTCAAAACCTGAACGCAAGTATA
This portion of the Hippea jasoniae genome encodes:
- a CDS encoding N-acetyltransferase, which encodes MEKFERCVIDPSSVIGENTQIGYFTVIGRDVKIGKNCQIDNNVVIHEGTIIGDNVRIDDNTVIGKQPMKSPISATTKKQQLPPAMIADNCLIGTSVVIYAGCKINKNVLVADLSTIRENVEIGEYTIVGRGVAIENFCTIGKRCKLETNVYITAYSEVEDYCFIAPGVLTSNDNYLGRSQKRFKEFGGVKIQKGGRIGVGAVILPNKTIAEDSVVAAGSLLTKDTQPKKIYAGLPAKYFRDVPEDELLENQFSIKR